Proteins encoded in a region of the Chryseobacterium piperi genome:
- a CDS encoding type I restriction-modification system subunit M, producing the protein MQNKLTQTEINNIVWKACDSLRPVMGSGSYKDYILTLLFVKYLSDVWKEKGNQYRLKYPNDEKMVERQLRRERFLLPEESSFDYLYNNRNESNIGELIDIALTKLEDENRSKLAMVFRSISFNSETAFGPTKQRNQILKNLLMDLYALDLQPSHLLDNDVIGDSYEYLIAKFAGEAGKKAGEFYTPSEVSTLLAKLMDAQPGDRICDPACGSGSLLIKVANEIDGKNYALYGQENNGSTWALARMNMFLHEQDNAVIEWGDTLNHPQLKEKDSLMKFDIVVANPPFSLDKWGAEAAAADEFNRFHRGIPPKSKGDYAFISHMIETTYEDKGKVGVIVPHGVLFRGSSEGKIREQLINENLLEAVIGLPANLFYGTGIPAAILIFNKAKGKNKDVLFIDASNDFDNGKNQNKLNEKHIQKIVEEYKKFKSLKPITTEEGEVLTDKFSYRATLKDIQNNEYNLNIPRYIDTFEEEEEVDIKEVYNEIVTLKSQLAETEKKMEDYLKELNLI; encoded by the coding sequence ATGCAAAATAAACTTACACAAACAGAAATTAACAACATTGTATGGAAAGCCTGCGACTCTCTAAGACCAGTGATGGGTAGTGGCTCTTATAAAGACTACATCCTTACCTTACTTTTCGTAAAATACCTTTCTGATGTTTGGAAAGAAAAGGGTAATCAGTATAGATTAAAATACCCCAACGATGAAAAAATGGTAGAAAGACAGTTGAGAAGAGAACGCTTCTTACTTCCGGAAGAAAGTAGTTTTGATTACTTATACAACAATAGAAACGAAAGCAATATTGGAGAATTAATTGACATCGCTTTAACAAAACTGGAAGACGAAAACCGTTCTAAACTGGCAATGGTGTTCCGTAGTATATCTTTTAACTCTGAAACCGCTTTTGGACCGACAAAACAAAGAAATCAGATTCTTAAAAACTTACTGATGGATTTATATGCATTAGATCTTCAACCTTCTCATTTATTAGATAATGATGTGATTGGGGATAGCTATGAATATCTTATTGCAAAGTTTGCTGGAGAAGCAGGAAAAAAAGCTGGAGAATTCTATACCCCGTCAGAGGTAAGTACTTTATTGGCTAAACTTATGGATGCACAACCGGGAGACAGAATATGTGATCCTGCTTGTGGCTCCGGTTCCTTATTAATTAAGGTTGCTAATGAAATTGACGGTAAAAACTATGCTTTATATGGGCAAGAGAATAACGGAAGTACATGGGCGCTGGCAAGAATGAATATGTTCCTGCATGAACAGGATAATGCTGTAATTGAATGGGGAGACACTTTAAACCATCCGCAATTAAAAGAGAAAGACTCTTTAATGAAATTTGATATCGTTGTAGCCAATCCTCCTTTCTCACTTGATAAATGGGGAGCAGAAGCCGCAGCGGCAGATGAATTTAACCGTTTTCACAGAGGTATTCCTCCAAAAAGTAAAGGAGATTATGCATTTATCTCCCATATGATTGAAACCACTTATGAAGATAAAGGAAAAGTAGGAGTAATTGTTCCTCATGGTGTATTATTCCGTGGAAGCAGTGAAGGGAAAATAAGAGAACAGTTGATTAATGAAAACCTATTAGAAGCTGTTATCGGCTTACCTGCCAACTTATTTTACGGAACAGGCATTCCTGCAGCGATTTTAATCTTTAATAAAGCAAAAGGGAAAAATAAAGATGTTCTCTTTATAGACGCAAGTAATGATTTCGATAACGGAAAAAATCAAAACAAGCTGAATGAAAAACATATTCAAAAGATTGTAGAAGAATATAAAAAATTTAAAAGTTTAAAACCCATTACAACAGAAGAAGGTGAAGTCTTAACAGATAAATTCTCTTATCGAGCTACCTTGAAAGATATTCAGAATAATGAATACAACTTAAATATTCCTAGATATATAGATACTTTTGAAGAGGAGGAAGAAGTAGATATCAAAGAAGTTTATAATGAAATTGTTACTTTGAAAAGCCAATTGGCAGAAACAGAAAAGAAAATGGAGGATTATTTAAAAGAATTAAACTTG
- a CDS encoding RebB family R body protein, with product MATVVNEQITDAVTQSNVKVVAEAPAIALGNVYQTAAHSTGIMFENAVNTQNQQNILGQAATTQGVMQIYSVDTVADAISIAKMLNPS from the coding sequence ATGGCAACAGTAGTTAATGAACAAATCACAGATGCTGTAACACAGTCCAACGTAAAAGTAGTAGCAGAAGCTCCGGCTATTGCTTTAGGAAATGTGTATCAGACAGCAGCGCATTCTACCGGGATTATGTTTGAAAATGCGGTAAATACGCAAAATCAACAAAATATCCTGGGTCAGGCAGCCACTACACAAGGCGTGATGCAGATCTATAGCGTGGATACCGTAGCAGATGCTATTTCCATTGCTAAGATGCTGAATCCTTCTTAA
- a CDS encoding YdbT family protein, with translation MIITNRNKIVLKMRILMILLVIDVFLVIAGFILESFIQENIEWPLLAISAVFFLLILNSIIRLRVFHFENTGAVFSIKYYHPIKKGIIFPQVDYPVTRLKALKLERSLLAKNVVIEVSTQQKENPLRIKVKASNISDKDYHRMMKSFT, from the coding sequence ATGATTATAACAAATAGGAATAAAATCGTACTTAAGATGAGAATTCTGATGATTCTTTTGGTAATTGATGTTTTTTTAGTAATTGCCGGATTTATTTTAGAGTCTTTCATACAAGAGAATATCGAATGGCCTCTATTAGCTATATCTGCTGTCTTCTTTTTATTGATCCTAAACAGTATTATCCGTTTAAGAGTATTTCATTTTGAAAATACAGGTGCAGTCTTTTCAATCAAATACTACCACCCCATCAAAAAGGGAATTATATTTCCGCAAGTCGATTATCCCGTAACCCGATTAAAGGCGCTTAAACTTGAAAGATCTTTACTGGCAAAGAATGTGGTTATAGAAGTCAGTACCCAACAAAAGGAAAATCCACTTCGCATTAAGGTAAAAGCCTCAAATATCAGCGATAAAGACTACCACCGTATGATGAAATCATTTACATAA
- a CDS encoding chymotrypsin family serine protease: MKLSNEELALHDTMAQKLPELIEEYFKRPEISSVGVSLKIVNDELTPTLSYTFGVKKKLPLSKVSHPIPSAIFGCPTDVIEFEVQPNHLADSETIVEASRKEKTDPLIGGISISANGEIVHGGKEIAGSGTLGVMVNKKNDDNPYMMTCAHVLVGTTTKLDSDVCQQSKWETTLNYCHDCASLKSYYHQNVSFQRGSRTIDSWLDCAIARKGWFRNATIGKVYGVGSIIGGFAVIDASIIGKEVCKSGITTEITTGNITSITTSLRLDNFDGTEVIGNNLTMIRGKAGRFSNSGDSGSAIFTTDDSMLVGILGGSTVSGDQAFGSPADAILSKWPDLNF; this comes from the coding sequence ATGAAACTAAGTAACGAAGAATTGGCCTTACATGATACCATGGCCCAAAAATTACCTGAACTTATTGAAGAATACTTCAAAAGACCTGAAATATCATCTGTGGGTGTTTCTCTGAAAATTGTCAATGATGAGTTGACGCCTACTTTAAGTTATACTTTCGGAGTAAAAAAGAAACTCCCTTTATCAAAGGTAAGTCATCCGATTCCTTCAGCAATTTTCGGATGCCCTACAGATGTCATTGAATTTGAAGTTCAACCCAATCATCTTGCAGACTCTGAAACCATTGTAGAAGCTTCCCGAAAAGAAAAAACGGATCCCTTGATCGGAGGTATCAGCATCTCGGCCAACGGTGAGATTGTGCATGGTGGAAAAGAGATTGCAGGCAGTGGCACTTTAGGCGTCATGGTCAATAAAAAGAATGACGACAACCCTTATATGATGACGTGCGCCCATGTATTGGTGGGAACGACCACTAAACTGGATTCAGATGTATGCCAGCAATCCAAATGGGAAACAACGCTCAACTATTGTCATGACTGCGCTTCTCTGAAGAGCTATTATCATCAGAATGTTTCTTTCCAGAGAGGCTCAAGAACAATCGATTCCTGGCTAGACTGCGCCATTGCCAGAAAAGGATGGTTCAGAAATGCTACTATTGGAAAAGTATATGGTGTAGGAAGTATCATTGGAGGATTTGCTGTAATCGATGCTTCCATTATAGGCAAAGAAGTTTGCAAGAGCGGTATTACCACTGAAATTACAACAGGAAATATCACAAGTATTACCACTTCTCTAAGACTAGATAATTTTGACGGAACAGAAGTTATTGGCAATAACCTGACTATGATAAGAGGGAAAGCAGGACGTTTTTCCAACTCAGGGGATTCCGGCTCTGCTATTTTCACAACAGATGATTCTATGCTGGTTGGCATACTAGGTGGATCCACTGTTTCCGGAGACCAGGCTTTCGGTTCTCCTGCCGACGCTATTTTAAGCAAATGGCCTGATCTGAACTTCTAG
- a CDS encoding RebB family R body protein: MATVVNEQITDAVTQSNVKVVAEAPAIALGNVYQTAAHSTGIMFENAVNNQNQQNILGQAATTQGVMQIYSLDTVADAISIAQMLNAGS; the protein is encoded by the coding sequence ATGGCAACAGTAGTTAATGAACAAATTACAGACGCAGTAACGCAGTCCAACGTAAAAGTGGTAGCAGAAGCTCCTGCAATCGCTTTAGGGAATGTGTATCAAACGGCGGCACACTCTACGGGGATCATGTTCGAAAATGCAGTGAATAATCAAAACCAGCAAAACATTTTAGGACAGGCTGCCACTACCCAGGGAGTAATGCAGATCTATAGCCTGGATACGGTAGCAGATGCGATCTCTATCGCTCAAATGCTTAATGCAGGTTCTTAA
- a CDS encoding 4-hydroxy-tetrahydrodipicolinate reductase, translating to MKIGLIGFGKAGKAVANVILQHQEYSLEWVLRNSKAMEHFSAKEFLGIESPDPALIFSQQGLDINQLLEDYPVDIIIDFSAEKSIYNYGKAAAEKKVKIISAVSHYDEKEKAFLKQLSENAVVFWSPNITLGVNYLLFAASLLKNIAPEVDIEVIEEHFKAKSGISGTAVKIAEALDIETESINSVRVGGIVGKHEVIFGFPYQTVRLVHESISREAFGNGALFVAGNIKNKLNGLYNFEDILRPYFFSGIESHLS from the coding sequence ATGAAAATAGGTTTAATTGGATTTGGAAAAGCAGGAAAAGCAGTAGCAAATGTTATACTACAACATCAGGAATATTCTCTGGAGTGGGTTTTGAGAAATAGTAAAGCTATGGAGCATTTTTCCGCTAAAGAATTTTTGGGGATAGAAAGCCCTGATCCGGCACTTATATTTTCACAACAGGGATTAGATATCAATCAATTACTGGAAGATTATCCGGTAGATATTATTATTGATTTCTCTGCAGAAAAAAGTATTTATAATTACGGGAAAGCAGCAGCTGAAAAAAAGGTTAAAATAATATCGGCTGTTTCTCATTATGACGAAAAGGAGAAAGCATTTTTAAAGCAGCTTTCAGAGAATGCAGTGGTTTTTTGGTCTCCTAATATTACGCTGGGTGTTAATTATTTGCTATTTGCGGCTTCACTATTGAAGAATATAGCCCCGGAAGTAGATATCGAGGTTATTGAAGAACATTTCAAAGCTAAATCCGGGATTTCGGGGACGGCAGTGAAAATTGCAGAAGCCCTGGATATTGAAACAGAAAGTATTAATTCCGTAAGAGTTGGAGGGATTGTCGGAAAACATGAAGTTATTTTTGGTTTTCCCTATCAGACCGTGAGGCTTGTGCATGAATCTATTTCCCGGGAAGCTTTTGGAAACGGAGCCTTATTTGTAGCAGGAAATATTAAGAATAAACTTAATGGACTCTATAATTTTGAAGATATTTTGAGACCCTATTTTTTCAGCGGAATAGAAAGTCATTTATCTTAA
- a CDS encoding siderophore-interacting protein, producing MPSLPKWINDTMESVLPSKFKDCTIINTEDISNTLRRIRFETDLTGVDFSPTYAIGIRINERDFRNYSPFNFDRERGTFDILFHLHDITAAGCRYIESLSAGDTMKVLLPRGRKLFDPEAKIHFSVGDETSLGSSLSIKEAAESSDRLFLCLHEMEEPVALETLDLFGYHTPKHNTMKTIEALTCFLNEEKQAVDNREVIFYITGNGKKMSLIRRFLKGGGVDPTCIKSQAYWMEGKKGL from the coding sequence ATGCCAAGTTTACCAAAATGGATCAACGATACGATGGAAAGTGTTTTACCATCTAAATTCAAAGACTGTACGATCATCAATACTGAAGATATTTCAAACACCCTACGGCGCATCCGGTTTGAAACCGATTTGACCGGAGTAGACTTTTCTCCGACTTATGCGATCGGAATCAGGATTAATGAAAGGGATTTCCGTAATTATTCCCCTTTTAATTTTGACCGTGAGCGTGGAACTTTTGATATCCTGTTTCACCTTCATGATATTACGGCAGCAGGATGTCGTTATATTGAAAGTTTATCAGCAGGAGATACCATGAAAGTGTTGCTTCCCAGAGGAAGAAAACTCTTTGACCCGGAGGCAAAAATTCATTTCTCAGTAGGAGATGAAACTTCGCTGGGAAGTTCTTTATCGATTAAAGAAGCAGCTGAGAGCTCAGACCGGTTGTTTTTATGCCTGCATGAAATGGAAGAACCTGTAGCTCTGGAAACATTGGATTTGTTTGGCTACCACACGCCTAAACACAATACCATGAAAACCATAGAAGCATTGACTTGCTTTTTAAATGAAGAGAAACAAGCGGTCGATAACAGGGAGGTTATATTTTATATTACAGGAAATGGTAAGAAAATGTCTCTGATCAGAAGATTCCTTAAAGGAGGGGGAGTAGATCCGACTTGTATCAAATCCCAGGCTTACTGGATGGAGGGAAAAAAAGGTCTGTGA
- a CDS encoding restriction endonuclease subunit S — translation MHKNTKIKLADFCTVNFGPYLKSVQDKGVLYLQVKNFSDSGSYLDNIDTYVSFDDVKTSLLLQQDDIIFVSKGLKFFAYKYDQMIGDAIASSIFYIIKVNQSIILPDYLLCMMNHPKSLSYFYSASAGSSIPSIRKKELLDFEIPLISIEEQKKVIEFFNCHKEQIKIMEDLKEKKQLLFNQTINQLTGI, via the coding sequence ATGCATAAAAATACAAAAATAAAGCTTGCCGATTTTTGCACGGTCAATTTTGGACCCTATTTGAAATCCGTTCAGGATAAGGGAGTTTTGTATTTACAAGTTAAAAATTTTTCAGATTCTGGAAGCTACCTTGACAATATAGACACTTATGTTTCATTTGATGACGTGAAAACCTCTCTTCTATTACAACAAGATGATATTATATTCGTAAGTAAAGGATTAAAATTCTTTGCCTACAAATATGATCAAATGATAGGAGATGCAATAGCATCATCTATTTTTTACATCATTAAGGTAAACCAATCTATTATTCTTCCTGATTACCTTTTATGTATGATGAACCATCCTAAAAGCCTATCTTACTTTTATAGTGCTAGCGCAGGAAGCTCTATCCCTTCTATCAGAAAGAAAGAGTTATTGGATTTTGAAATTCCTTTAATTTCTATAGAAGAACAAAAGAAAGTAATTGAATTTTTCAACTGTCACAAAGAGCAAATAAAAATCATGGAAGACTTAAAAGAAAAAAAACAACTATTATTCAATCAAACCATTAATCAACTAACCGGAATATAA
- a CDS encoding sensor histidine kinase — protein sequence MLQWENPGLVVGWIWIGIGLFFLTTVLITLLIINYLKSIRKNKQRVIQLVRNTQTECWENTIHLQERDRERLAEELHDNIISRLNLIRLNMNHKNRDELNLDLKKSMQLIRELSHNLTPPDLSEIELTDLIADYLNQIGKNIEIAYHHIVTDTSISSPVKLNIFRIVQELVTNVLKHANATRIDVSLRISLEYLMLTIEDNGSGFKQGTHYNGIGLRNIQSRAQKIQAVYKLKSRPEKGTKFIACVGIVEA from the coding sequence ATGTTGCAGTGGGAAAATCCGGGCCTGGTAGTCGGATGGATATGGATTGGTATAGGGCTATTTTTTTTAACGACAGTATTGATCACATTATTGATCATCAACTATTTGAAAAGCATCAGGAAAAACAAACAGAGAGTCATACAGCTCGTCCGGAATACCCAGACGGAATGTTGGGAAAATACGATACACTTACAGGAAAGGGATCGGGAACGTTTGGCAGAAGAACTTCATGACAACATTATTTCCCGCCTCAATCTCATTCGGCTAAATATGAATCATAAAAACAGGGATGAATTAAACCTGGATCTGAAAAAGTCCATGCAGCTGATTCGGGAATTATCCCATAATCTGACGCCTCCGGACCTGAGTGAAATTGAACTGACCGATCTGATTGCAGATTACCTCAACCAGATCGGTAAGAATATAGAGATTGCCTATCATCATATCGTCACCGACACATCGATCAGCAGTCCTGTAAAACTCAATATCTTCAGGATCGTCCAGGAATTGGTGACCAATGTTTTAAAACATGCGAATGCCACCAGGATTGATGTTTCCCTGAGAATATCGTTGGAATACCTGATGCTGACGATAGAAGATAACGGCAGTGGTTTTAAACAGGGAACCCATTATAATGGAATTGGACTGAGGAACATCCAGTCGAGGGCTCAAAAGATCCAGGCGGTTTATAAGCTGAAGTCGAGACCGGAAAAGGGGACGAAGTTTATAGCGTGTGTGGGGATTGTTGAAGCGTGA
- a CDS encoding RebB family R body protein, with protein sequence MATVVNEQITDAVTQTNVKVVAEAPAIALGNVYQTAAHSTGIMFENAVNTQNQQNILGQAATTQGTMQIYSVDTIADALSIAKMLNP encoded by the coding sequence ATGGCAACAGTAGTTAATGAACAAATTACAGATGCAGTAACCCAGACCAATGTAAAAGTAGTAGCAGAAGCTCCGGCAATCGCTTTAGGAAATGTGTATCAAACTGCCGCACACTCTACGGGAATTATGTTTGAAAATGCGGTGAATACGCAGAATCAGCAGAATATTCTGGGCCAGGCAGCCACTACTCAGGGAACCATGCAGATTTATAGCGTAGATACCATAGCAGATGCTCTTTCTATTGCTAAAATGCTGAATCCTTAA
- a CDS encoding helix-turn-helix domain-containing protein — translation MKKTIPTYDLNNVSRHGIVVEKVERRLMETEDNLIDKGIHRDNHYIFMFLESGYAKMMVDFTIIETHEPAIFFLLPGQVHQGLILNDVCGWFLAVKTEVLPDFVRSVFEESLVEAKPLSVNESWAEKLNACAALLHSSCTEEMLDTREGFSVVQSLVNAYTGMFAHQFLHERKHEDAKENRALQLTRQFRILIRKDFKSVKSPSLYAEALHISPGYLTEVVHEATGRSALHWIQQEILVEAKRLLVFTHLTIKEIAYELGYSDHTYFSRLFSKLEGRSPSDFRMNSRK, via the coding sequence ATGAAGAAAACGATTCCAACGTACGACTTAAACAATGTTTCCCGGCACGGTATTGTAGTGGAGAAAGTGGAGCGACGTCTTATGGAAACTGAAGATAATCTGATCGATAAAGGAATTCACAGGGATAATCATTATATTTTCATGTTTTTGGAAAGCGGTTATGCTAAAATGATGGTTGATTTTACCATTATCGAAACGCATGAGCCTGCTATTTTCTTTTTACTTCCGGGCCAGGTACATCAGGGGTTGATTCTGAATGATGTTTGCGGATGGTTTCTGGCGGTTAAAACGGAAGTACTGCCCGACTTTGTACGTTCTGTTTTTGAAGAATCATTGGTTGAGGCAAAGCCTTTATCTGTTAATGAAAGCTGGGCTGAAAAATTAAATGCTTGTGCTGCATTACTTCACTCTTCCTGCACGGAAGAAATGCTTGATACGAGAGAAGGGTTTTCGGTGGTTCAGTCTTTGGTGAATGCTTATACCGGAATGTTTGCTCATCAGTTCCTGCATGAAAGAAAACATGAAGATGCAAAAGAAAATCGTGCTTTACAACTCACAAGGCAGTTCCGGATATTGATCAGAAAAGATTTTAAATCCGTGAAAAGTCCATCATTGTATGCTGAAGCATTACATATTTCTCCCGGGTATTTAACGGAAGTGGTTCATGAGGCAACAGGGCGATCAGCATTGCACTGGATTCAGCAGGAAATCCTGGTAGAAGCTAAAAGATTATTGGTTTTTACCCACCTCACTATAAAAGAAATTGCTTACGAATTGGGGTATAGTGATCATACCTATTTTTCTCGTTTATTTTCCAAGCTGGAAGGTCGCTCACCTTCAGACTTTCGGATGAACAGCCGAAAGTAA
- a CDS encoding RebB family R body protein, translating to MATTVNSQITDAVTQSNVKVVGEAPAMALGNVYQTAAHSTGIMFENAVNTQNQQNILGQAATTQGVMQIYSLDTVADAISIARMLNPNS from the coding sequence ATGGCAACAACAGTTAATTCACAAATCACAGATGCAGTTACTCAATCGAATGTAAAAGTTGTAGGAGAAGCTCCAGCAATGGCTTTAGGCAACGTTTACCAGACTGCAGCACATTCAACGGGAATCATGTTTGAAAATGCGGTGAACACGCAAAACCAACAAAACATTTTAGGACAGGCAGCGACTACGCAAGGCGTTATGCAGATCTATAGCCTGGATACGGTAGCGGATGCGATCTCTATTGCAAGAATGCTTAATCCGAATTCTTAA
- a CDS encoding RebB family R body protein has product MATVVNEQITDAVTQTNVKVVAEAPAIALGNVYQTAAHSTGIMFENAVNNQNQQNILGQAATTQGVMQIYSMDTIADAISIARMLNPNS; this is encoded by the coding sequence ATGGCAACAGTAGTTAATGAACAAATTACAGACGCAGTAACCCAGACCAATGTTAAAGTGGTAGCAGAAGCTCCGGCAATTGCTTTAGGAAATGTATACCAGACGGCAGCACATTCTACAGGAATCATGTTCGAGAATGCGGTAAATAACCAAAACCAGCAAAATATTTTAGGACAGGCTGCCACTACTCAGGGAGTAATGCAAATCTATAGCATGGATACTATTGCAGATGCAATTTCTATCGCAAGAATGCTGAATCCGAATTCATAA
- a CDS encoding response regulator transcription factor → MENKKIKIGIVDDDLLFVQLLKNYMDQDQRYEVVLTATSGHDFLNKTEKEIPDILILDLRMSNGDGLEVMSVLSQKDTETKIIVLSSFYRRSFMGQMLKMGAHAFLPKEIELEELLQVMHAVYHHGHYFSDEQVEVMRGQLSNKLPEFHAYSKDDLTEREIDVLRLVCQQLSTKEIADALFISPKTVETHKTNLMIKTCVKNMAGLVIYAVQNNIVNAHEIVLLDK, encoded by the coding sequence ATGGAAAATAAAAAAATTAAAATCGGCATCGTAGATGATGACCTGTTGTTTGTACAACTTTTAAAAAATTATATGGATCAGGATCAACGTTACGAGGTCGTACTGACTGCAACGAGTGGCCATGATTTCCTGAATAAAACAGAAAAGGAGATTCCGGACATTTTAATCCTTGATCTCAGAATGTCCAACGGTGATGGGCTTGAGGTAATGTCTGTCTTGTCTCAAAAAGATACCGAAACCAAAATCATTGTGCTCTCCAGTTTTTACCGGCGTTCATTTATGGGACAAATGCTGAAAATGGGAGCCCATGCTTTTTTGCCCAAAGAAATTGAACTGGAAGAACTCTTACAGGTTATGCATGCAGTATACCATCATGGGCATTATTTTTCTGATGAGCAGGTTGAGGTAATGCGTGGCCAGCTATCCAATAAACTCCCGGAGTTTCATGCCTACTCTAAGGATGACCTTACAGAAAGGGAGATTGATGTATTGAGATTGGTATGTCAGCAGCTAAGCACCAAAGAGATCGCGGATGCTTTGTTTATTTCCCCAAAAACAGTGGAAACCCATAAAACCAATCTAATGATCAAAACCTGTGTGAAAAATATGGCCGGACTGGTTATTTATGCGGTACAAAATAATATTGTGAATGCGCATGAAATCGTGTTGCTGGACAAATAA
- a CDS encoding RebB family R body protein, with the protein MADTVNNQTTDAVTQTNVTVLGESPAQAMSMLYQMATHASGISIQNSVSNQQNLNQLNPAIVADAIKILKG; encoded by the coding sequence ATGGCAGATACAGTAAACAATCAGACTACAGATGCAGTTACGCAGACCAATGTTACCGTGCTTGGTGAGTCTCCGGCACAAGCTATGAGTATGCTTTATCAGATGGCCACGCATGCGAGTGGAATTTCTATTCAGAATTCAGTATCGAATCAGCAGAACCTGAATCAATTAAACCCTGCGATTGTTGCGGATGCCATTAAGATTTTAAAAGGATAA
- a CDS encoding RebB family R body protein has product MVHHQNEINLEVVGMSPTVPTAISMQVNAHSTGLMYEQSVLHQQRDALIGLSNSVMGIKKMGSRKLKNKELLQFRKSRFNF; this is encoded by the coding sequence ATGGTACATCATCAAAATGAAATCAATTTAGAAGTTGTAGGAATGTCTCCCACAGTACCTACTGCAATTTCGATGCAGGTTAATGCACACTCCACAGGATTAATGTATGAGCAGTCTGTATTGCATCAGCAGAGAGATGCGCTTATCGGATTAAGTAATTCTGTTATGGGAATAAAAAAAATGGGTTCCAGGAAATTGAAAAATAAAGAGCTGCTACAGTTTAGAAAGAGCCGTTTTAATTTCTAA